A single window of Methylobacterium nodulans ORS 2060 DNA harbors:
- a CDS encoding NAD(P)-dependent alcohol dehydrogenase, with protein MAMNVLGYAAQSAKAALVPYRFYRREPRADDVVIEILYCGVCHSDLHHVQNDWGRSTYPLVPGHEIIGRVTAVGPEVTRFKAGDRVGVGCLVDSCRPCSACGQGLEQYCEELPTLTYDDKDRHDGMPTFGGYSERIVVSDRFVLRIPDALDLEGAAPLLCAGITTWSPLRHWKVGKGSKVAVVGLGGLGHMALKLASTLGANVTLFTRSPGKEQDARCLGADRVVLSTDEAQMASVKGEFDLIIDTVPYAHDLNPYMPTLALSGTLVLVGYLGPLEPAVNSVPMIMGRKAVAGSVIGGLPETQELLDFCGEHGIVSDVEVIRIQDINAAYERMLRSDVKYRFVIDMASLKA; from the coding sequence ATGGCAATGAACGTCCTGGGCTACGCCGCGCAGTCCGCCAAGGCGGCTCTCGTCCCCTACCGCTTCTACAGGCGCGAGCCGCGCGCTGACGACGTGGTTATCGAGATCCTCTACTGCGGCGTCTGTCATTCGGACCTGCACCACGTTCAGAATGATTGGGGCCGCAGCACCTACCCGCTGGTGCCGGGCCACGAGATCATCGGCCGCGTGACCGCGGTCGGGCCGGAGGTCACCCGCTTCAAGGCCGGCGACCGCGTCGGCGTCGGCTGCCTCGTGGATTCCTGCCGGCCTTGCTCGGCCTGCGGCCAAGGCCTGGAGCAGTATTGCGAGGAACTCCCGACCCTGACCTACGACGACAAGGACCGGCACGACGGCATGCCGACCTTTGGCGGCTACTCGGAGCGGATCGTCGTCTCGGACCGCTTCGTGCTCAGGATCCCGGACGCCCTCGACCTGGAAGGGGCCGCCCCGCTTCTGTGCGCCGGCATCACCACCTGGTCGCCGCTGCGGCACTGGAAGGTGGGCAAGGGCAGCAAGGTTGCCGTTGTCGGCCTGGGCGGGCTTGGCCACATGGCCCTGAAGCTCGCCAGCACGCTGGGCGCCAACGTCACCCTGTTCACCCGTTCGCCGGGCAAGGAGCAGGACGCGCGCTGCCTCGGCGCCGACCGCGTCGTGCTCTCAACCGACGAGGCGCAAATGGCCTCGGTTAAGGGCGAGTTCGACCTGATCATCGACACAGTCCCCTACGCCCACGACCTCAACCCATACATGCCGACGCTGGCCCTGAGCGGGACGCTCGTGCTGGTCGGCTATCTCGGGCCCCTGGAGCCCGCCGTGAACTCGGTGCCGATGATCATGGGCCGCAAGGCGGTGGCCGGCTCCGTCATCGGCGGCCTGCCCGAGACGCAGGAGCTGCTCGATTTCTGCGGCGAGCACGGCATCGTCTCGGACGTCGAGGTCATCCGGATCCAGGACATCAACGCCGCCTACGAGCGGATGCTGCGAAGCGACGTGAAGTACCGCTTCGTCATCGACATGGCCTCGCTCAAGGCCTGA
- a CDS encoding IS630-like element ISMno11 family transposase (programmed frameshift) has protein sequence MPSALSVDLRQRVVSAVAEGASCHQAAARFGVSVASVSRWSRQQEGQGDVTPKPMGGDQRSQRIEAHAELILQTYQAHPQSFLHELCETLQEQGVPVSRSSLSRFFARHRITRKKRATYAAEQEREDVKAAREAWFAGQLELDPERLVFLDETAATTSMVRRYGWAPRGERCRLAAPAGHWKTTTVIAGLRTSGPDAIALLDGPVTGERFRAYVTDTLVPTLRPGDTVILDNLGAHKVAGVREAIAATGARLLYLPPYSPEFNPIEQAFAKLKALLRRAAARSVSELWAAIHQAFKCFSPAECRNYFTAAGYEDDAYAST, from the exons ATGCCCTCAGCTTTGTCTGTCGACCTGCGCCAGCGCGTCGTCTCGGCCGTTGCAGAAGGCGCCTCCTGCCATCAGGCCGCCGCGCGCTTCGGGGTCAGCGTGGCCAGCGTCAGCCGCTGGTCCAGGCAGCAGGAGGGCCAGGGAGATGTCACGCCCAAGCCCATGGGCGGCGACCAGCGCTCGCAGCGCATCGAGGCTCATGCCGAGCTCATCCTGCAGACCTACCAAGCCCACCCGCAGAGCTTCCTGCATGAGCTCTGCGAGACGCTCCAGGAGCAAGGCGTTCCGGTCAGCCGCAGTAGCCTGTCGCGCTTCTTCGCCCGGCACCGCATCACGCGGA AAAAAAGGGCGACGTACGCAGCTGAGCAGGAGCGGGAGGATGTAAAGGCGGCTCGTGAGGCGTGGTTTGCCGGCCAGCTTGAGCTGGATCCGGAGCGACTGGTGTTCCTGGATGAGACCGCCGCCACCACCAGCATGGTCCGCCGCTACGGCTGGGCCCCGCGCGGCGAGCGTTGCCGCCTCGCGGCACCCGCAGGGCACTGGAAAACCACCACTGTGATTGCCGGGCTGCGCACGAGCGGGCCTGACGCGATCGCTCTGCTGGACGGCCCTGTGACGGGCGAACGCTTCCGCGCCTACGTGACCGACACCCTGGTCCCCACCCTGAGACCCGGCGACACCGTGATCCTGGACAATCTGGGCGCTCACAAGGTGGCCGGCGTGCGCGAGGCGATCGCGGCAACCGGGGCCCGGCTGCTTTATCTTCCTCCGTACTCACCTGAGTTCAACCCGATTGAGCAGGCCTTCGCCAAGCTGAAAGCGCTGTTGCGCAGGGCGGCGGCCCGCAGTGTCAGTGAACTCTGGGCGGCGATCCACCAAGCCTTCAAATGCTTCTCGCCGGCTGAGTGCCGCAACTACTTCACAGCTGCTGGATACGAGGATGATGCTTACGCTTCAACCTGA
- a CDS encoding TetR/AcrR family transcriptional regulator: protein MNEDATADRVLDAYLALMADRPFDRVSMRMVAEAAGISLAQLRATFASEEALLESFAARVDGAMLDRVDAHPWADDPRARIVTAMLARFEVLAPLKPAIRSLLTGAADPATALFFGRVSVEEHRWTLIAAGLNHRGPRARNLAEAVSLAFVTAAAAWLDDVDVALHRTRTAIEQAFAYDSAALATFDTFDRTESLPSGR from the coding sequence ATGAACGAAGATGCGACCGCCGACCGGGTGCTTGACGCCTATCTGGCGCTGATGGCCGACCGGCCGTTCGACCGGGTGTCGATGCGGATGGTGGCCGAAGCGGCCGGCATTTCGCTTGCGCAGCTACGCGCGACCTTCGCGTCCGAGGAAGCCTTGCTGGAGAGCTTCGCCGCCCGGGTGGACGGCGCGATGCTGGACCGCGTCGACGCACATCCATGGGCGGACGATCCCCGTGCGCGGATCGTCACCGCGATGCTGGCCCGTTTCGAGGTGCTGGCGCCGCTCAAGCCTGCAATCCGCTCGCTCCTCACAGGCGCCGCCGACCCCGCCACGGCCCTGTTCTTCGGTCGGGTCTCGGTCGAGGAACATCGCTGGACCTTAATCGCCGCAGGCCTGAACCACCGCGGACCGCGGGCGCGCAATCTCGCCGAGGCGGTCTCGCTCGCCTTCGTGACCGCGGCCGCGGCTTGGCTCGACGATGTGGACGTGGCGCTGCACCGTACCCGCACCGCCATCGAGCAGGCATTCGCTTACGACAGCGCCGCCCTCGCTACCTTCGACACCTTCGACCGTACCGAGTCGCTCCCGAGCGGGCGCTGA
- a CDS encoding LysR family transcriptional regulator, with amino-acid sequence MARENLNDLAAFLAVAREGSFTRAAAKLGVSQSALSHSLKGLEARLGIRLLTRTTRSVSPTEAGERLVRTLAPRFDEIDAELAALTKYREKPAGNVRISAGEHAAESIIWPTLERLLPEYPDVTVEVVVDNGLTNIVAERYDAGVRLGEQVEKDMVAVRIGPDMRMAAVVAPSYFEGRRKPRTPEDLTGHACINLRLPTRGGIYAWEFEKGSRALNVRVEGPLVVNTGSMALKAALSGLGMAYLPEDRVRTGLDEGRLVRVLADWCPPFPGYHLYYPSRRQPTPAFALLVEALRFRS; translated from the coding sequence ATGGCACGAGAGAACCTGAACGACTTGGCCGCCTTCCTGGCGGTCGCGCGCGAGGGCAGCTTCACCCGCGCTGCGGCCAAGCTCGGAGTCTCGCAGTCGGCCCTGAGCCACTCGCTCAAGGGGCTGGAGGCGCGCCTCGGCATCCGGCTCCTGACCCGGACCACCCGAAGCGTCTCGCCGACGGAGGCGGGCGAGCGCCTGGTGCGCACGCTCGCGCCGCGCTTCGACGAGATCGACGCCGAGCTCGCCGCGCTGACCAAGTACCGGGAGAAGCCGGCCGGCAACGTCCGCATCTCCGCAGGCGAGCACGCGGCCGAGAGCATCATCTGGCCGACGCTGGAGCGGCTGCTGCCCGAGTACCCGGACGTGACCGTGGAGGTGGTGGTCGACAACGGCCTGACCAACATCGTGGCCGAGCGCTACGACGCCGGAGTGCGGCTCGGCGAGCAGGTCGAGAAGGACATGGTGGCGGTGCGCATCGGGCCCGACATGCGCATGGCCGCGGTGGTCGCCCCGTCCTACTTCGAGGGGCGCCGGAAGCCCCGCACGCCCGAGGACCTGACGGGCCACGCCTGCATCAACCTGCGCCTGCCGACGCGAGGGGGCATCTACGCCTGGGAGTTCGAGAAGGGCTCGCGCGCGCTGAACGTCCGGGTAGAGGGACCGCTGGTGGTCAACACCGGGTCGATGGCGCTCAAGGCGGCGCTCTCGGGCCTGGGCATGGCCTACCTGCCCGAGGATCGGGTCCGGACGGGACTCGATGAAGGCCGGCTGGTGCGGGTGCTCGCCGACTGGTGCCCGCCGTTCCCAGGCTACCACCTTTACTACCCCAGCCGGCGCCAGCCCACCCCGGCCTTCGCCCTGTTGGTCGAGGCTCTGCGCTTCAGGTCCTGA
- a CDS encoding glycosyl hydrolase family 65 protein, producing MIVSGIMAQALTPTEDPAWLLRETGYELLRESTFETRFAISNGFLGVRGGLATHLGACRTILPRTYVAGLFDTPTPDSTVPELVPAADWLQVRILLPDGPMMRCPNRSSRALTLDMHRGILFTEARQSCNAPLDVYLRTLRLVSLDARAVGMQLIELQIENGVSDLTLEASFGPTDFELAPERAEPDLRAWRTWRSSRSLAIAAAASLHVDGVERAPTARGDLMWSWSWTASPGQVVSFQRIIAVTRHHSVDVHSGARARRELAAARALGWRGVIDRHEAAWAERWRSSDVQVEGDAAAQAALRYAIFHLNGAVNPADPQVSVAARALTGDDYRGHVFWDTEIFLLPFYTLTWPEAARTLLLYRYRTLDAARAKAAAMGWRGALYAWESADTGAEVTPAQTVGPDRKILDILCGSQEQHISADVAYAVWQYWQATSDEAFFCQAGAEIILETARFWASRAELEADGARHIRGVIGPDEYHESVDDNAYTNVMAQWNIERGLETASLLRERWPGIWNDLSERLGLDEVELKQWREAAETIAIGFDPETSLFEQFTGFSALEKIDLAAYAGRSVPMDVVLGRERTQRTQVIKQADVVALLALLPEIFPDAAGEKNFDYYEPRCGHGSSLSRALHGLAAARLGRPETALRYFRQAAAIDLADTHVAIGGGVHIAALGGVWLTAVFGFAGLSLRPDGLAFAPQLPEAWCKLEFRVHWQARQLRVTIDRTAQSLRVVLEKGSAMAIYIGEERYLAPAGEALALSLVHIRIQKIHGTPPFSPL from the coding sequence ATGATCGTATCCGGCATCATGGCGCAAGCGCTGACGCCAACCGAGGATCCGGCTTGGCTCCTGCGAGAGACTGGATACGAACTCCTGCGTGAGAGCACCTTCGAGACGCGGTTCGCCATCAGCAACGGCTTTCTAGGTGTTCGAGGTGGGTTGGCGACTCATCTCGGAGCGTGCCGTACGATCTTGCCTCGTACCTACGTGGCTGGGCTGTTCGATACCCCCACGCCGGACAGCACAGTGCCTGAGCTCGTGCCAGCCGCCGACTGGTTGCAGGTGCGCATCCTGTTGCCGGACGGTCCAATGATGCGCTGTCCAAATCGGTCCTCGCGCGCGCTCACCCTGGATATGCACCGAGGCATACTGTTTACCGAGGCGCGCCAGAGCTGCAATGCTCCTCTCGACGTCTATCTTCGCACGTTGCGCTTGGTGTCGCTTGATGCACGCGCTGTCGGGATGCAGCTGATTGAACTTCAAATCGAGAATGGAGTCAGCGACCTCACGCTCGAAGCCTCATTCGGGCCGACAGATTTTGAACTCGCACCTGAACGGGCAGAGCCCGATCTGCGGGCTTGGCGCACGTGGCGTTCCAGCCGGAGCCTTGCCATCGCAGCGGCAGCTTCGCTTCATGTCGACGGTGTAGAACGTGCCCCTACCGCCCGAGGTGACTTGATGTGGTCCTGGAGCTGGACGGCCAGTCCGGGTCAGGTCGTGAGTTTTCAGCGCATCATCGCGGTGACGCGTCACCACTCTGTGGACGTTCATTCTGGCGCACGAGCGCGCCGGGAATTGGCTGCGGCACGCGCGTTGGGCTGGCGAGGCGTCATCGACCGCCACGAGGCGGCCTGGGCCGAGCGTTGGCGCAGCAGCGACGTCCAAGTGGAGGGCGATGCAGCGGCGCAGGCTGCCCTGCGCTACGCGATCTTCCACCTGAATGGAGCGGTCAACCCTGCCGACCCGCAGGTCTCTGTCGCCGCCCGCGCGCTTACGGGCGACGATTACAGAGGGCACGTTTTCTGGGATACAGAGATCTTCCTGCTGCCGTTCTATACTCTGACCTGGCCAGAAGCAGCGCGTACGCTTCTCCTGTACCGCTACCGCACGCTAGATGCTGCCAGAGCCAAGGCCGCTGCGATGGGCTGGCGAGGAGCTCTGTATGCTTGGGAGTCCGCTGATACTGGCGCCGAGGTTACACCAGCGCAGACCGTCGGCCCTGATCGCAAGATCCTTGACATCCTCTGCGGGAGCCAGGAGCAACATATCAGCGCTGATGTAGCCTATGCGGTCTGGCAATATTGGCAAGCAACTTCTGACGAGGCCTTCTTCTGCCAGGCGGGAGCCGAGATTATCCTCGAGACTGCCCGGTTTTGGGCAAGCCGGGCCGAATTGGAGGCAGACGGAGCTCGGCATATCCGCGGCGTCATTGGGCCGGACGAGTACCATGAATCGGTCGATGATAACGCCTACACAAACGTAATGGCCCAGTGGAACATAGAGCGCGGGCTTGAGACGGCGAGCCTCTTGCGAGAACGCTGGCCCGGCATCTGGAACGACCTGTCGGAGCGACTTGGCCTTGACGAGGTGGAGCTGAAACAATGGCGTGAAGCTGCAGAGACAATTGCAATCGGCTTCGATCCAGAAACGAGTCTGTTCGAGCAGTTCACAGGGTTCTCGGCCTTGGAGAAGATCGATCTGGCGGCCTATGCAGGGCGCTCAGTCCCTATGGACGTGGTGCTCGGGCGCGAACGGACCCAACGGACACAGGTCATCAAGCAGGCCGATGTCGTTGCGCTTCTCGCGTTGCTGCCGGAGATATTTCCGGATGCTGCGGGTGAGAAAAACTTTGATTACTACGAGCCACGCTGTGGGCACGGCAGTTCGCTGAGTCGCGCTTTGCACGGCCTCGCTGCAGCACGGCTTGGGCGTCCGGAGACAGCGTTGCGGTACTTCCGGCAAGCCGCGGCGATTGACCTCGCGGACACTCACGTCGCCATTGGCGGCGGTGTTCATATTGCAGCTTTGGGCGGAGTCTGGCTTACCGCGGTCTTTGGTTTTGCCGGCCTGTCACTGCGACCTGATGGATTGGCTTTCGCTCCGCAGTTGCCAGAAGCTTGGTGCAAGCTTGAGTTTCGTGTCCACTGGCAGGCAAGACAGCTGCGAGTTACCATCGATCGAACCGCCCAGAGCCTTCGAGTAGTGCTTGAAAAGGGCTCTGCCATGGCAATTTACATTGGGGAGGAGCGCTACTTGGCTCCAGCCGGCGAGGCGCTAGCACTGTCTCTAGTGCACATACGCATTCAGAAGATACACGGCACGCCGCCATTTTCGCCGCTATAG
- a CDS encoding HAD family hydrolase, with protein sequence MWSKARSGIADPITNQACIFDVDGVLLASPHERAWRQALLGYADPGRFTTAFYQAHVAGKPRLDGARAALTALGVPDAQRLAAAYADAKQHCLDLIIAAEGVEAFPDALRFVRVLSERGWLMAAASSSKNAERMMRMVDLGGSRTLLDVFTVTVCGRDLGHGKPDPEIFLLAAAELHIEPAHCFVFEDAPAGIQAARAAHMAAIGIARFGEAASLWAAGAHHVVTSLDELRGDELRLHQPSGAAA encoded by the coding sequence ATGTGGTCCAAGGCACGATCCGGTATCGCCGACCCGATCACCAATCAGGCGTGCATCTTTGACGTCGACGGCGTCCTGCTGGCCTCGCCACACGAACGCGCATGGCGCCAAGCACTTCTCGGCTACGCCGATCCCGGTCGCTTTACTACTGCTTTCTACCAAGCTCACGTGGCGGGAAAGCCACGGCTCGATGGCGCCCGTGCTGCGCTGACGGCCTTAGGGGTTCCTGATGCTCAACGCCTCGCGGCGGCATACGCCGACGCCAAGCAGCATTGCCTGGACCTGATTATCGCAGCGGAGGGCGTTGAGGCTTTTCCCGACGCGCTCCGCTTCGTTCGAGTCTTATCCGAGCGGGGCTGGCTGATGGCGGCTGCGTCCTCCTCGAAGAATGCCGAACGGATGATGCGCATGGTGGACCTGGGGGGGAGCCGGACGCTGCTCGACGTCTTCACGGTTACCGTCTGCGGCCGCGACCTGGGCCACGGGAAGCCTGATCCAGAAATCTTCCTACTTGCTGCGGCAGAACTCCATATCGAGCCGGCGCACTGCTTTGTGTTCGAAGACGCGCCAGCGGGCATCCAGGCGGCCCGTGCGGCGCACATGGCAGCCATTGGAATCGCCAGGTTCGGCGAGGCGGCGAGCTTGTGGGCGGCCGGCGCCCACCACGTTGTGACGAGCCTGGACGAGCTACGGGGAGACGAACTCCGTCTGCATCAGCCGTCCGGAGCAGCAGCATGA
- a CDS encoding c-type cytochrome has product MRHPTSTLVVAGLLAALNLCAGWAKAAEDPHVQRGRTFVQVHCARCHAVGRTGESPLAEAPRFRDLHTRYPVTDLAESLAEGIRTGHPSMPEFRLDPDQMEDVIRYLASLER; this is encoded by the coding sequence ATGCGCCACCCCACCTCAACCCTGGTCGTGGCCGGGCTCCTCGCGGCCCTGAACCTCTGCGCAGGGTGGGCCAAGGCGGCCGAGGATCCCCATGTCCAGCGCGGGCGCACCTTCGTTCAGGTCCATTGTGCCCGCTGTCACGCTGTCGGGCGCACGGGCGAGAGCCCGCTGGCAGAGGCGCCCCGCTTTCGGGATCTTCATACTCGGTACCCAGTGACCGACCTCGCCGAGTCGCTGGCCGAGGGCATCCGGACGGGACACCCGAGCATGCCGGAATTCCGGCTCGACCCGGACCAGATGGAGGACGTAATCCGCTATCTTGCCAGTCTGGAGCGATGA
- a CDS encoding NRAMP family divalent metal transporter, with amino-acid sequence MSRIVSSFAVQSSVQDDDPEETSPVVGPSKPRLLQVLGPGLITGASDDDPSGIATYAQAGAAFGYRLGWTLLYTYPLMAAVQMVSARIGRTTGHGIAGVLQRHAPNGLLQVTVVLLLVANTANLGADLGAMADATTLLLPGSPRWLLVLLFAGICVLMQMLLAYTRYVAVLKWLTLALFAYFAALATTQVDWAAFAHGVLMPRIGLGQEELTTVVAVFGTTISPYLFFWQSSEEAEDLRVHPRRRDLVHAPEQSAVALHRIEVDTLTGMAVSNLVALAILGTGAAALHAHGATDIRTSAEAAAALRPVAGRFAEAVFALGVVGVGLLAVPVLAGSSAYAVGEARRWPVGYSRRVQEAKAFYSVVGLATLVGMLISLTPSLDPVRALFWSAVLNGVVAVPVMAVMMRIAARPDVMGSFAIRGWLKALGWIATAVMALAVIGMAVTSWP; translated from the coding sequence ATGTCCAGGATCGTCTCGTCCTTCGCGGTGCAGAGCAGCGTCCAAGACGATGATCCCGAGGAGACAAGCCCGGTCGTCGGACCGTCGAAGCCGCGGCTTCTGCAGGTGCTCGGCCCTGGGCTCATCACCGGCGCCTCCGACGACGACCCGAGTGGCATCGCCACTTACGCCCAGGCAGGAGCCGCCTTCGGGTATAGGCTCGGCTGGACGCTGCTTTACACCTATCCACTGATGGCGGCCGTGCAGATGGTCTCGGCCCGGATCGGCCGCACAACCGGGCACGGCATCGCCGGCGTGCTGCAGCGCCATGCCCCGAACGGCCTGCTCCAGGTCACGGTCGTCCTGTTGCTCGTCGCCAACACAGCCAATCTCGGGGCGGATCTCGGCGCCATGGCGGATGCCACCACGCTCCTCCTGCCCGGATCACCGCGCTGGCTCCTGGTGCTGCTCTTCGCCGGGATCTGCGTGCTCATGCAGATGCTCCTCGCCTACACGCGCTACGTCGCGGTACTGAAGTGGCTCACCCTCGCGCTCTTCGCCTACTTCGCCGCGCTCGCGACGACGCAGGTCGACTGGGCCGCCTTCGCACACGGGGTGCTGATGCCCCGGATTGGCCTGGGGCAGGAGGAGCTCACGACCGTCGTGGCGGTTTTCGGGACCACCATCAGCCCCTACCTGTTCTTCTGGCAATCCTCCGAGGAAGCCGAGGACCTGCGGGTGCACCCGCGCCGCCGCGATCTCGTCCACGCGCCCGAGCAGAGCGCGGTGGCCTTGCATCGGATCGAGGTCGACACCCTCACCGGCATGGCGGTGTCGAACCTGGTGGCGCTGGCGATCCTCGGTACCGGGGCGGCGGCGCTCCACGCCCACGGGGCGACGGACATCCGCACCTCCGCGGAGGCGGCCGCGGCCCTGCGGCCGGTGGCGGGGCGCTTTGCCGAGGCGGTCTTCGCCCTCGGCGTCGTCGGGGTGGGGCTGCTCGCCGTGCCGGTGCTTGCCGGCTCCTCAGCCTACGCAGTCGGGGAGGCCCGGCGCTGGCCGGTCGGCTACTCGCGGCGGGTGCAGGAGGCCAAGGCCTTCTACAGCGTGGTGGGGCTCGCCACTCTGGTCGGCATGCTGATCAGCCTGACCCCCAGCCTCGACCCGGTGCGGGCGCTGTTCTGGAGCGCAGTGCTGAACGGCGTCGTTGCGGTGCCAGTGATGGCCGTGATGATGCGGATTGCCGCCCGGCCTGACGTGATGGGATCCTTCGCGATACGGGGCTGGCTGAAGGCGCTCGGTTGGATCGCCACTGCCGTCATGGCGCTGGCGGTCATTGGGATGGCCGTGACGTCCTGGCCGTGA
- a CDS encoding YeeE/YedE family protein — MDAFTPLPALLGGLMIGVSAALLLVLNGRIAGISGILGGLLPPEPGETGWRIAFLAGLVLAPLVYAGLGGTLPPVTVAASYALLALAGLLVGFGARLGAGCTSGHGVCGIGRGSPRSLAATGVFVAVAVLTVFVTRHLIGA; from the coding sequence ATGGACGCTTTCACCCCGCTTCCCGCCCTTCTCGGCGGCCTCATGATCGGCGTTTCCGCCGCGCTGCTGCTCGTCCTCAACGGGCGCATCGCCGGCATCAGCGGCATCCTCGGCGGGTTGCTGCCGCCGGAGCCCGGCGAGACCGGCTGGCGCATCGCCTTCCTGGCCGGCTTGGTCCTGGCGCCCCTCGTCTATGCCGGCCTCGGCGGCACCCTGCCGCCGGTCACGGTCGCTGCCTCGTACGCCCTCCTCGCTCTCGCCGGGCTGCTGGTCGGTTTCGGGGCGAGGCTCGGGGCCGGCTGCACCAGCGGTCATGGTGTGTGCGGCATCGGTCGCGGCTCGCCCCGTTCCCTCGCCGCGACCGGCGTCTTCGTGGCCGTCGCCGTCCTGACGGTCTTCGTCACCCGCCACCTCATCGGAGCCTGA
- a CDS encoding hybrid sensor histidine kinase/response regulator gives MAGTRTGGSANTEARQLRLAAEEALRARTAELEAIVDTAPIAVWFSYDPELGEVHSNRFAAELLGAPPGEDLGFAAGSVDKRQALHLYRDGHELAPADDPLQRAMRGEDVRGEELDVRLGDGHALHLLYNASPLRDATGAVVGGISTAVDITRSHQAEAALREREARLRSILDTAPEALITIDEHGAIHSFSRSAERLFGYSADEVIGKNVAMLMPSPYREEHDGYLARYLRTGERRIIGIGRVVSAQRKDGTVFPMELAVGEVSAGDRPMFTGFIRDLTASRKIEQELRQAQKMEAVGQLTGGIAHDFNNLLTVILGNLEMLEAQIREPRQLELVKEARETAEHGAQLTERLLAFGRRQPLRPRLTDVGQLFADLTPILRRTLGETIQVKARLDADLWKVRVDASQLQNAILNLAINARDAMPNGGRLTLAAENTHIDAEYARQHPEVRIGRYVQIAVTDTGSGMTREVQERAFEPFFTTKEVGTGSGLGLSMVYGFAKQSGGHVALYSELGHGTTVRIYLPNAAGDEAEVQGPAPEPWLDAYQGQGETVLVVEDETRVRRVTVSRLQGLGYRVLEAANGPAALSVLETAGIDLLFTDIVMPGGMTGADLAEQVLARKPSVKVLFTSGYAEPDVVKQGQITDAKWLRKPYTLLDLARALRTVLANEEESRAE, from the coding sequence ATGGCAGGCACGAGAACAGGAGGTTCGGCAAACACGGAGGCCCGTCAGCTTCGGCTGGCTGCCGAGGAGGCACTGCGGGCCCGCACGGCCGAGTTGGAGGCTATCGTGGATACGGCCCCGATTGCTGTCTGGTTCAGCTACGATCCTGAGCTTGGTGAGGTCCACTCCAACCGCTTCGCCGCAGAACTTCTCGGCGCACCTCCGGGCGAAGATCTAGGTTTTGCGGCAGGAAGCGTGGATAAGCGGCAGGCTTTGCACCTCTACAGAGATGGTCATGAGCTCGCCCCGGCGGACGACCCACTGCAACGCGCTATGCGCGGTGAAGACGTCAGGGGAGAAGAGTTAGATGTGCGGCTGGGTGACGGTCACGCCCTGCACCTGCTCTACAATGCCTCACCCCTGCGCGATGCGACCGGGGCGGTGGTCGGCGGCATCTCGACTGCCGTCGACATCACCCGAAGCCACCAGGCCGAAGCCGCACTGCGCGAGCGCGAGGCTCGCCTGCGCTCCATTCTCGATACTGCCCCCGAGGCGCTCATCACCATTGACGAGCATGGCGCCATCCACTCGTTCAGCCGGTCCGCCGAGCGCCTGTTCGGGTACAGCGCCGACGAGGTGATCGGCAAGAACGTGGCCATGCTGATGCCCTCACCCTACCGCGAGGAGCATGACGGCTATCTGGCGCGCTACCTGCGCACAGGTGAGCGCCGGATCATCGGCATCGGCCGTGTGGTGAGCGCACAACGGAAGGATGGTACCGTGTTCCCGATGGAACTCGCCGTCGGTGAGGTCAGCGCCGGCGACAGGCCTATGTTCACCGGCTTCATTCGTGATCTCACCGCCAGCCGCAAGATCGAACAGGAGTTGCGGCAGGCCCAGAAGATGGAGGCGGTGGGCCAACTCACCGGCGGGATCGCTCACGACTTCAACAATCTGCTCACCGTTATCTTGGGAAACCTGGAGATGCTGGAGGCGCAGATCCGTGAGCCCAGACAGTTGGAGCTCGTCAAGGAAGCACGCGAGACGGCCGAGCATGGGGCGCAACTGACGGAGCGGCTGCTGGCTTTTGGACGCCGTCAGCCCCTGCGTCCACGCCTGACCGACGTGGGGCAGCTGTTTGCCGATCTCACCCCCATTCTGCGCCGCACATTGGGTGAGACCATCCAGGTCAAAGCACGTCTCGACGCGGACCTCTGGAAGGTTCGCGTCGACGCGAGCCAACTGCAGAACGCCATCCTGAACCTAGCCATCAATGCGCGGGACGCCATGCCGAACGGCGGGCGGCTGACTCTGGCCGCCGAGAACACCCACATCGATGCCGAGTACGCACGCCAGCATCCTGAGGTGCGCATCGGGCGCTATGTGCAGATCGCCGTGACGGATACTGGCTCGGGCATGACCAGGGAGGTCCAGGAGCGCGCGTTCGAACCGTTCTTCACGACCAAGGAGGTAGGCACGGGGAGCGGCCTCGGGCTGTCCATGGTCTACGGCTTTGCCAAGCAATCAGGCGGGCATGTCGCGCTCTATAGCGAACTCGGCCACGGCACCACCGTCCGGATCTATCTGCCGAATGCGGCTGGTGACGAGGCAGAGGTGCAAGGGCCTGCTCCCGAGCCGTGGCTGGACGCCTATCAGGGGCAGGGCGAAACGGTCTTGGTAGTCGAGGACGAAACGCGGGTGCGGCGCGTGACGGTGTCGCGCCTGCAAGGGCTGGGCTATCGGGTGTTGGAAGCCGCAAACGGCCCGGCCGCCTTGTCCGTGTTGGAGACAGCCGGGATTGATCTGCTGTTCACAGACATTGTCATGCCGGGTGGCATGACAGGTGCGGATCTGGCCGAGCAGGTACTGGCGCGGAAGCCGAGCGTGAAGGTGCTGTTCACGTCTGGATACGCCGAGCCCGACGTCGTGAAACAGGGTCAGATCACAGACGCGAAATGGCTGCGCAAGCCTTATACGCTTCTTGATCTTGCCCGCGCGCTCCGCACGGTCCTCGCCAACGAGGAGGAGAGCCGCGCCGAATAG